The following proteins are encoded in a genomic region of Gossypium hirsutum isolate 1008001.06 chromosome D05, Gossypium_hirsutum_v2.1, whole genome shotgun sequence:
- the LOC107906625 gene encoding phosphoinositide phospholipase C 1 isoform X1, with amino-acid sequence MPKQNFKVCLCWRRIFKTRVVEPPPDVKNAFNHFSQSGTMTVDDLLTFLIEHQGENNATKEDAQAIFDSLKHLNIFHRRGLHLEAFFRYLLGDHNLAHPPSSKVHHDMTAPLAHYFLFTGHNSYLTGNQVISASSVEPIKDALLRGVRVIELDLWPNSKGDDVEIRHGGYHQLATTFSYPIFLFSCKKEHDFYKTLTSPVDLQKCLQAIKENAFHASEYPVVITFEDHLNPNLQKKVAKMVTETFGDMLYWSETENMQQFPSPESLKKRILISTKPPKEYLGENRGDVSETESGRVRNELSRNPSDVGEHFPDEDEENTVVQYRQLIAIHAGKLKGGLENWLSDDPMKVRRLSLSEQELENAIRTYATKIVRFTQRNLLRVYPKGTRLDSSNYNPFVGWMHGAQMVAFNMQGYGKYLWIMQGMFKANGGCGYVKKPDFLLRRGENDEVFNPSAPLEVKTVMRVKVILGEGWHQDFHHTAFDRYSPPDFYTKIGIAGVPEDKDVKQTAIIEDEWLPVWDQDFEFLIRVPELAVLRIQVLEYDTTGRPDFGGQTSLPVSELRTGIRTVPLCDKKGNKYKHVRLLLSINFGRPYDL; translated from the exons ATGCCGAAGCAGAATTTCAAGGTGTGCCTGTGTTGGAGGAGAATATTCAAGACAAGGGTGGTCGAGCCACCTCCAGATGTTAAGAATGCCTTCAATCATTTCTCACAAAGTGGAACGATGACTGTGGATGACCTCCTGACGTTTCTGATTGAACATCAAGGTGAAAATAATGCCACCAAGGAAGATGCTCAAGCCATTTTTGATAGTCTCAAGCATCTTAATATATTCCACAGGAGAGGACTCCATTTAGAAGCTTTCTTTAGATATCTCCTTGGTGACCATAACCTTGCTCACCCTCCATCTTCAAAG GTGCACCATGACATGACGGCTCCATTGGCCCATTATTTCTTATTCACGGGGCACAACTCCTACTTGACTGGGAATCAAGTAATCAGCGCCAGCAGTGTAGAACCCATTAAAGATGCTCTGCTTAGAGGTGTAAGAGTGATTGAATTGGACCTGTGGCCAAATTCCAAGGGGGACGATGTCGAAATTCGCCATGGCGGGTATCATCAACTAGCTACAACCTTTTCTTATcccatatttcttttttcttgtaaAAAGGAACATGATTTCTACAA GACTCTGACTTCTCCAGTGGACCTCCAAAAATGTTTGCAAGCAATTAAGGAGAATGCATTCCATGCTTCAGAATATCCAGTTGTGATCACTTTTGAAGACCATTTGAATCCAAATCTTCAGAAAAAGGTGGCTAAG atgGTCACAGAAACTTTTGGAGATATGCTCTACTGGTCCGAAACAGAAAACATGCAGCAATTTCCTTCACCAGAATCATTGAAGAAAAGGATTCTGATTTCAACCAAACCCCCTAAAGAGTACCTGGGAGAAAACAGGGGAGATGTTTCAGAAACTGAGAGTGGAAGAGTAAGAAATGAATTGTCA CGGAATCCATCAGATGTAGGAGAACATTTTCCAGATGAAGACGAAGAAAATACTGTGGTTCAATACAGGCAGCTAATTGCCATTCATGCTGGGAAGCTCAAAGGTGGATTAGAGAACTGGCTGAGTGATGACCCAATGAAAGTCCGACGGCTTAGCTTGAGTGAACAAGAGCTTGAAAATGCTATTAGAACATATGCTACTAAGATTGTGAG GTTTACTCAACGAAATTTGCTGAGAGTGTATCCTAAAGGCACACGCTTAGACTCTTCCAATTACAATCCTTTTGTGGGGTGGATGCATGGAGCTCAAATGGTTGCATTTAACATGCAG GGATATGGAAAGTACTTATGGATAATGCAAGGAATGTTTAAAGCAAATGGTGGATGCGGCTATGTGAAGAAACCTGATTTTTTATTGCGGAGGGGAGAGAATGATGAGGTTTTTAATCCCAGTGCGCCATTGGAAGTCAAGACCGTTATGAGG GTAAAAGTTATCTTGGGGGAAGGTTGGCATCAGGATTTCCACCATACTGCATTTGATCGCTATTCCCCGCCCGACTTCTATACGAAA ATTGGAATTGCTGGTGTTCCAGAAGATAAGGATGTAAAGCAAACAGCAATAATAGAAGATGAATGGCTACCTGTATGGGACCAGGATTTCGAATTCCTAATTCGTGTTCCGGAATTAGCTGTGCTTCGGATTCAAGTCCTGGAATATGACACCACTGGGAGACCTGATTTCGGAGGCCAAACATCTTTACCTGTATCAGAGTTGAGAACTGGGATTAGGACGGTCCCATTATGTGACAAGAAGGGAAATAAATACAAGCATGTAAGGCTCCTCTTGAGCATTAACTTTGGACGCCCTTATGATCTCTGA
- the LOC107906625 gene encoding phosphoinositide phospholipase C 1 isoform X2, with protein sequence MPKQNFKVCLCWRRIFKTRVVEPPPDVKNAFNHFSQSGTMTVDDLLTFLIEHQGENNATKEDAQAIFDSLKHLNIFHRRGLHLEAFFRYLLGDHNLAHPPSSKVHHDMTAPLAHYFLFTGHNSYLTGNQVISASSVEPIKDALLRGVRVIELDLWPNSKGDDVEIRHGGYHQLATTFSYPIFLFSCKKEHDFYKTLTSPVDLQKCLQAIKENAFHASEYPVVITFEDHLNPNLQKKVAKMVTETFGDMLYWSETENMQQFPSPESLKKRILISTKPPKEYLGENRGDVSETESGRRNPSDVGEHFPDEDEENTVVQYRQLIAIHAGKLKGGLENWLSDDPMKVRRLSLSEQELENAIRTYATKIVRFTQRNLLRVYPKGTRLDSSNYNPFVGWMHGAQMVAFNMQGYGKYLWIMQGMFKANGGCGYVKKPDFLLRRGENDEVFNPSAPLEVKTVMRVKVILGEGWHQDFHHTAFDRYSPPDFYTKIGIAGVPEDKDVKQTAIIEDEWLPVWDQDFEFLIRVPELAVLRIQVLEYDTTGRPDFGGQTSLPVSELRTGIRTVPLCDKKGNKYKHVRLLLSINFGRPYDL encoded by the exons ATGCCGAAGCAGAATTTCAAGGTGTGCCTGTGTTGGAGGAGAATATTCAAGACAAGGGTGGTCGAGCCACCTCCAGATGTTAAGAATGCCTTCAATCATTTCTCACAAAGTGGAACGATGACTGTGGATGACCTCCTGACGTTTCTGATTGAACATCAAGGTGAAAATAATGCCACCAAGGAAGATGCTCAAGCCATTTTTGATAGTCTCAAGCATCTTAATATATTCCACAGGAGAGGACTCCATTTAGAAGCTTTCTTTAGATATCTCCTTGGTGACCATAACCTTGCTCACCCTCCATCTTCAAAG GTGCACCATGACATGACGGCTCCATTGGCCCATTATTTCTTATTCACGGGGCACAACTCCTACTTGACTGGGAATCAAGTAATCAGCGCCAGCAGTGTAGAACCCATTAAAGATGCTCTGCTTAGAGGTGTAAGAGTGATTGAATTGGACCTGTGGCCAAATTCCAAGGGGGACGATGTCGAAATTCGCCATGGCGGGTATCATCAACTAGCTACAACCTTTTCTTATcccatatttcttttttcttgtaaAAAGGAACATGATTTCTACAA GACTCTGACTTCTCCAGTGGACCTCCAAAAATGTTTGCAAGCAATTAAGGAGAATGCATTCCATGCTTCAGAATATCCAGTTGTGATCACTTTTGAAGACCATTTGAATCCAAATCTTCAGAAAAAGGTGGCTAAG atgGTCACAGAAACTTTTGGAGATATGCTCTACTGGTCCGAAACAGAAAACATGCAGCAATTTCCTTCACCAGAATCATTGAAGAAAAGGATTCTGATTTCAACCAAACCCCCTAAAGAGTACCTGGGAGAAAACAGGGGAGATGTTTCAGAAACTGAGAGTGGAAGA CGGAATCCATCAGATGTAGGAGAACATTTTCCAGATGAAGACGAAGAAAATACTGTGGTTCAATACAGGCAGCTAATTGCCATTCATGCTGGGAAGCTCAAAGGTGGATTAGAGAACTGGCTGAGTGATGACCCAATGAAAGTCCGACGGCTTAGCTTGAGTGAACAAGAGCTTGAAAATGCTATTAGAACATATGCTACTAAGATTGTGAG GTTTACTCAACGAAATTTGCTGAGAGTGTATCCTAAAGGCACACGCTTAGACTCTTCCAATTACAATCCTTTTGTGGGGTGGATGCATGGAGCTCAAATGGTTGCATTTAACATGCAG GGATATGGAAAGTACTTATGGATAATGCAAGGAATGTTTAAAGCAAATGGTGGATGCGGCTATGTGAAGAAACCTGATTTTTTATTGCGGAGGGGAGAGAATGATGAGGTTTTTAATCCCAGTGCGCCATTGGAAGTCAAGACCGTTATGAGG GTAAAAGTTATCTTGGGGGAAGGTTGGCATCAGGATTTCCACCATACTGCATTTGATCGCTATTCCCCGCCCGACTTCTATACGAAA ATTGGAATTGCTGGTGTTCCAGAAGATAAGGATGTAAAGCAAACAGCAATAATAGAAGATGAATGGCTACCTGTATGGGACCAGGATTTCGAATTCCTAATTCGTGTTCCGGAATTAGCTGTGCTTCGGATTCAAGTCCTGGAATATGACACCACTGGGAGACCTGATTTCGGAGGCCAAACATCTTTACCTGTATCAGAGTTGAGAACTGGGATTAGGACGGTCCCATTATGTGACAAGAAGGGAAATAAATACAAGCATGTAAGGCTCCTCTTGAGCATTAACTTTGGACGCCCTTATGATCTCTGA
- the LOC107906625 gene encoding phosphoinositide phospholipase C 2 isoform X3 encodes MPKQNFKVCLCWRRIFKTRVVEPPPDVKNAFNHFSQSGTMTVDDLLTFLIEHQGENNATKEDAQAIFDSLKHLNIFHRRGLHLEAFFRYLLGDHNLAHPPSSKVHHDMTAPLAHYFLFTGHNSYLTGNQVISASSVEPIKDALLRGVRVIELDLWPNSKGDDVEIRHGGTLTSPVDLQKCLQAIKENAFHASEYPVVITFEDHLNPNLQKKVAKMVTETFGDMLYWSETENMQQFPSPESLKKRILISTKPPKEYLGENRGDVSETESGRVRNELSRNPSDVGEHFPDEDEENTVVQYRQLIAIHAGKLKGGLENWLSDDPMKVRRLSLSEQELENAIRTYATKIVRFTQRNLLRVYPKGTRLDSSNYNPFVGWMHGAQMVAFNMQGYGKYLWIMQGMFKANGGCGYVKKPDFLLRRGENDEVFNPSAPLEVKTVMRVKVILGEGWHQDFHHTAFDRYSPPDFYTKIGIAGVPEDKDVKQTAIIEDEWLPVWDQDFEFLIRVPELAVLRIQVLEYDTTGRPDFGGQTSLPVSELRTGIRTVPLCDKKGNKYKHVRLLLSINFGRPYDL; translated from the exons ATGCCGAAGCAGAATTTCAAGGTGTGCCTGTGTTGGAGGAGAATATTCAAGACAAGGGTGGTCGAGCCACCTCCAGATGTTAAGAATGCCTTCAATCATTTCTCACAAAGTGGAACGATGACTGTGGATGACCTCCTGACGTTTCTGATTGAACATCAAGGTGAAAATAATGCCACCAAGGAAGATGCTCAAGCCATTTTTGATAGTCTCAAGCATCTTAATATATTCCACAGGAGAGGACTCCATTTAGAAGCTTTCTTTAGATATCTCCTTGGTGACCATAACCTTGCTCACCCTCCATCTTCAAAG GTGCACCATGACATGACGGCTCCATTGGCCCATTATTTCTTATTCACGGGGCACAACTCCTACTTGACTGGGAATCAAGTAATCAGCGCCAGCAGTGTAGAACCCATTAAAGATGCTCTGCTTAGAGGTGTAAGAGTGATTGAATTGGACCTGTGGCCAAATTCCAAGGGGGACGATGTCGAAATTCGCCATGGCGG GACTCTGACTTCTCCAGTGGACCTCCAAAAATGTTTGCAAGCAATTAAGGAGAATGCATTCCATGCTTCAGAATATCCAGTTGTGATCACTTTTGAAGACCATTTGAATCCAAATCTTCAGAAAAAGGTGGCTAAG atgGTCACAGAAACTTTTGGAGATATGCTCTACTGGTCCGAAACAGAAAACATGCAGCAATTTCCTTCACCAGAATCATTGAAGAAAAGGATTCTGATTTCAACCAAACCCCCTAAAGAGTACCTGGGAGAAAACAGGGGAGATGTTTCAGAAACTGAGAGTGGAAGAGTAAGAAATGAATTGTCA CGGAATCCATCAGATGTAGGAGAACATTTTCCAGATGAAGACGAAGAAAATACTGTGGTTCAATACAGGCAGCTAATTGCCATTCATGCTGGGAAGCTCAAAGGTGGATTAGAGAACTGGCTGAGTGATGACCCAATGAAAGTCCGACGGCTTAGCTTGAGTGAACAAGAGCTTGAAAATGCTATTAGAACATATGCTACTAAGATTGTGAG GTTTACTCAACGAAATTTGCTGAGAGTGTATCCTAAAGGCACACGCTTAGACTCTTCCAATTACAATCCTTTTGTGGGGTGGATGCATGGAGCTCAAATGGTTGCATTTAACATGCAG GGATATGGAAAGTACTTATGGATAATGCAAGGAATGTTTAAAGCAAATGGTGGATGCGGCTATGTGAAGAAACCTGATTTTTTATTGCGGAGGGGAGAGAATGATGAGGTTTTTAATCCCAGTGCGCCATTGGAAGTCAAGACCGTTATGAGG GTAAAAGTTATCTTGGGGGAAGGTTGGCATCAGGATTTCCACCATACTGCATTTGATCGCTATTCCCCGCCCGACTTCTATACGAAA ATTGGAATTGCTGGTGTTCCAGAAGATAAGGATGTAAAGCAAACAGCAATAATAGAAGATGAATGGCTACCTGTATGGGACCAGGATTTCGAATTCCTAATTCGTGTTCCGGAATTAGCTGTGCTTCGGATTCAAGTCCTGGAATATGACACCACTGGGAGACCTGATTTCGGAGGCCAAACATCTTTACCTGTATCAGAGTTGAGAACTGGGATTAGGACGGTCCCATTATGTGACAAGAAGGGAAATAAATACAAGCATGTAAGGCTCCTCTTGAGCATTAACTTTGGACGCCCTTATGATCTCTGA
- the LOC107906625 gene encoding phosphoinositide phospholipase C 2 isoform X4, producing MPKQNFKVCLCWRRIFKTRVVEPPPDVKNAFNHFSQSGTMTVDDLLTFLIEHQGENNATKEDAQAIFDSLKHLNIFHRRGLHLEAFFRYLLGDHNLAHPPSSKVHHDMTAPLAHYFLFTGHNSYLTGNQVISASSVEPIKDALLRGVRVIELDLWPNSKGDDVEIRHGGTLTSPVDLQKCLQAIKENAFHASEYPVVITFEDHLNPNLQKKVAKMVTETFGDMLYWSETENMQQFPSPESLKKRILISTKPPKEYLGENRGDVSETESGRRNPSDVGEHFPDEDEENTVVQYRQLIAIHAGKLKGGLENWLSDDPMKVRRLSLSEQELENAIRTYATKIVRFTQRNLLRVYPKGTRLDSSNYNPFVGWMHGAQMVAFNMQGYGKYLWIMQGMFKANGGCGYVKKPDFLLRRGENDEVFNPSAPLEVKTVMRVKVILGEGWHQDFHHTAFDRYSPPDFYTKIGIAGVPEDKDVKQTAIIEDEWLPVWDQDFEFLIRVPELAVLRIQVLEYDTTGRPDFGGQTSLPVSELRTGIRTVPLCDKKGNKYKHVRLLLSINFGRPYDL from the exons ATGCCGAAGCAGAATTTCAAGGTGTGCCTGTGTTGGAGGAGAATATTCAAGACAAGGGTGGTCGAGCCACCTCCAGATGTTAAGAATGCCTTCAATCATTTCTCACAAAGTGGAACGATGACTGTGGATGACCTCCTGACGTTTCTGATTGAACATCAAGGTGAAAATAATGCCACCAAGGAAGATGCTCAAGCCATTTTTGATAGTCTCAAGCATCTTAATATATTCCACAGGAGAGGACTCCATTTAGAAGCTTTCTTTAGATATCTCCTTGGTGACCATAACCTTGCTCACCCTCCATCTTCAAAG GTGCACCATGACATGACGGCTCCATTGGCCCATTATTTCTTATTCACGGGGCACAACTCCTACTTGACTGGGAATCAAGTAATCAGCGCCAGCAGTGTAGAACCCATTAAAGATGCTCTGCTTAGAGGTGTAAGAGTGATTGAATTGGACCTGTGGCCAAATTCCAAGGGGGACGATGTCGAAATTCGCCATGGCGG GACTCTGACTTCTCCAGTGGACCTCCAAAAATGTTTGCAAGCAATTAAGGAGAATGCATTCCATGCTTCAGAATATCCAGTTGTGATCACTTTTGAAGACCATTTGAATCCAAATCTTCAGAAAAAGGTGGCTAAG atgGTCACAGAAACTTTTGGAGATATGCTCTACTGGTCCGAAACAGAAAACATGCAGCAATTTCCTTCACCAGAATCATTGAAGAAAAGGATTCTGATTTCAACCAAACCCCCTAAAGAGTACCTGGGAGAAAACAGGGGAGATGTTTCAGAAACTGAGAGTGGAAGA CGGAATCCATCAGATGTAGGAGAACATTTTCCAGATGAAGACGAAGAAAATACTGTGGTTCAATACAGGCAGCTAATTGCCATTCATGCTGGGAAGCTCAAAGGTGGATTAGAGAACTGGCTGAGTGATGACCCAATGAAAGTCCGACGGCTTAGCTTGAGTGAACAAGAGCTTGAAAATGCTATTAGAACATATGCTACTAAGATTGTGAG GTTTACTCAACGAAATTTGCTGAGAGTGTATCCTAAAGGCACACGCTTAGACTCTTCCAATTACAATCCTTTTGTGGGGTGGATGCATGGAGCTCAAATGGTTGCATTTAACATGCAG GGATATGGAAAGTACTTATGGATAATGCAAGGAATGTTTAAAGCAAATGGTGGATGCGGCTATGTGAAGAAACCTGATTTTTTATTGCGGAGGGGAGAGAATGATGAGGTTTTTAATCCCAGTGCGCCATTGGAAGTCAAGACCGTTATGAGG GTAAAAGTTATCTTGGGGGAAGGTTGGCATCAGGATTTCCACCATACTGCATTTGATCGCTATTCCCCGCCCGACTTCTATACGAAA ATTGGAATTGCTGGTGTTCCAGAAGATAAGGATGTAAAGCAAACAGCAATAATAGAAGATGAATGGCTACCTGTATGGGACCAGGATTTCGAATTCCTAATTCGTGTTCCGGAATTAGCTGTGCTTCGGATTCAAGTCCTGGAATATGACACCACTGGGAGACCTGATTTCGGAGGCCAAACATCTTTACCTGTATCAGAGTTGAGAACTGGGATTAGGACGGTCCCATTATGTGACAAGAAGGGAAATAAATACAAGCATGTAAGGCTCCTCTTGAGCATTAACTTTGGACGCCCTTATGATCTCTGA
- the LOC107906624 gene encoding phosphoinositide phospholipase C 5, whose translation MGYMGDYSMCICFPKKFGVTEAGPPVDVKEVFMKYATGGGSGMTVEQLRRFLVEVQGDVEASMEDAERIVEEVFKRRHNNVKLPELALSLEDFQFYLFCVDLNPPLLNKVHQDMTAPLSHYFIYTGHNSYLTGNQISSDCSDVPIIKALKRGLRVVELDLWPNSSKDDVLVLHGWTLTTPVELIKCLRSIKEHAFSASPYPVIITFEDHLTPDLQAKVAQMVIQTFGNMLFCPPESDCVKEFPSPEELKYRIVISTKPPKEYLEDKNLSSRGSNSLKDKDSDEDTWGRMSADLTNDDDKSDCDASEHSQCDGDNEACDQLLRPLGAPAYKNLISIPAGKPKGKLREKLKVEKDKVRRLSLSEQKFEKATVCHGTDVVRFTQRNILRIYPKGTRVNSSNYNPLIGWMHGAQMVALNMQGYGKPLWLMHGMFGSNGGCGYVKKPDFLMNVGPNDQVFDAKAKLPVKKILKVKVHMGDGWHLDFKQRYLNLWSSPEFYTRVGIAGVPADKTMKKTKKRKGNWTRVWDEEFTFQLTVPEIALLRIEVHEYNMSEKDDFAGQTCLPMSELRPGFRAVPLFNRKGEKYTSLRLLLRFEFVQVDI comes from the exons ATGGGGTACATGGGAGATTATAGCATGTGTATCTGCTTCCCTAAGAAATTTGGGGTCACCGAGGCGGGGCCACCGGTTGATGTGAAGGAGGTTTTCATGAAGTACGCCACCGGAGGTGGCTCCGGCATGACGGTGGAACAGCTGAGACGGTTCTTGGTGGAGGTTCAAGGTGATGTTGAAGCTTCCATGGAAGATGCTGAAAGGATTGTGGAGGAAGTGTTTAAAAGGAGGCATAACAATGTAAAGTTACCAGAGCTGGCTTTAAGTCTGGAAGATTTTCAGTTTTATTTATTCTGTGTGGATCTCAATCCTCCTCTACTTAATAAG GTTCATCAAGACATGACAGCTCCACTTTCCCACTACTTCATATACACTGGTCACAATTCATATTTGACTGGAAATCAAATCAGCAGTGATTGCAGCGATGTTCCAATCATAAAGGCTCTCAAGAGAGGTTTAAGAGTAGTGGAACTCGATTTATGGCCAAATTCTTCGAAAGACGATGTTCTTGTTCTTCATGGATG GACTTTGACAACTCCAGTGGAACTGATTAAATGCTTGAGATCCATTAAAGAGCATGCTTTTTCTGCATCTCCATACCCAGTGATAATTACTTTCGAAGACCACCTTACCCCAGATCTTCAAGCTAAAGTTGCTCAG ATGGTGATCCAAACATTTGGGAACATGTTGTTTTGTCCTCCTGAATCTGATTGTGTGAAAGAATTCCCTTCCCCGGAAGAACTGAAATATCGAATTGTCATATCAACTAAACCTCCAAAAGAATACCTTGAAGACAAAAACTTATCAAGCAGAGGAAGTAACTCTCTCAAAGACAAAGATTCTGATGAAGATACGTGGGGGAGAATGTCAGCAGACCTCACCAATGATGACGATAAG agtgactgtgatgcaagtgaACATAGTCAATGTGACGGTGACAACGAAGCTTGTGATCAGCTATTGCGGCCGTTGGGAGCACCGGCTTACAAGAATCTGATCTCCATTCCAGCTGGAAAGCCTAAGGGAAAGCTGAGGGAGAAACTAAAAGTTGAGAAAGATAAAGTTAGACGCCTTAGTTTGAGTGAACAAAAGTTTGAAAAGGCTACTGTCTGCCATGGAACAGACGTCGTAAG GTTCACACAAAGGAACATTTTGAGGATATATCCTAAGGGTACTCGGGTTAACTCCTCAAACTACAATCCTTTAATTGGTTGGATGCATGGGGCTCAAATGGTTGCTTTGAACATGCAG GGATATGGAAAGCCTCTGTGGTTGATGCATGGGATGTTTGGATCCAATGGAGGGTGTGGCTATGTGAAAAAGCCAGACTTTCTGATGAACGTGGGACCAAATGATCAGGTTTTTGATGCCAAAGCAAAGCTGCCAGTGAAGAAAATCTTAAAA GTTAAAGTACACATGGGAGATGGATGGCATTTAGATTTCAAACAAAGGTACCTCAATCTTTGGTCTTCACCAGAATTCTATACCAGG GTTGGTATAGCAGGTGTTCCAGCAGACAAGACaatgaagaaaacaaagaaaagaaaaggcaaTTGGACCCGAGTGTGGGATGAAGAGTTCACGTTCCAATTGACAGTTCCGGAAATAGCTTTACTTAGAATCGAAGTTCACGAATATAACATGTCTGAGAAAGATGATTTCGCTGGCCAGACATGTCTGCCGATGTCCGAATTAAGACCAGGCTTCAGGGCTGTGCCTCTGTTTAACCGCAAAGGAGAGAAGTACACTTCACTTAGGCTGCTTCTACGCTTTGAGTTTGTCCAAGTAGATATTTAG
- the LOC107906623 gene encoding small RNA-binding protein 11, chloroplastic, giving the protein MAKILGTQLFVHRLSFFTNHQELKTLFAPFGVVKEARLIRDPKTQRPKGFGFVTFETEAEAQKALKAMNGRIVRGRLIFVEYANDKSQKTDADS; this is encoded by the exons ATGGCTAAGATTTTGGGGACTCAGCTCTTTGTTCACA GGTTGTCATTTTTCACAAACCATCAAGAGCTTAAGACTTTATTTGCACCATTTGGTGTTGTTAAAGAAG CTAGGCTCATTAGAGACCCCAAAACTCAAAGGCCTAAAGGGTTCGGTTTTGTTACATTTGAAACCGAGGCAGAAGCTCAGAAGGCACTGAAAGCGATGAATGGCAGG ATTGTCCGTGGAAGGCTGATATTTGTTGAATACGCAAATGATAAGTCTCAAAAGACCGATGCAGACAGTTGA